In one Zalophus californianus isolate mZalCal1 chromosome 10, mZalCal1.pri.v2, whole genome shotgun sequence genomic region, the following are encoded:
- the LOC113933505 gene encoding translation initiation factor IF-2-like yields the protein MAGAGGGRDVPPLGKPAEGAGARMPGGRACGPRGKAPRTGKMEEVAAAEGAGAPRLPPAGSPWPGPPRPRAAGRAAGMPLRRPWFLRPAQFQERAGSARQAEAPAPDSGRRKPGFEAGIRPSLPSHARLVPALPSASVSHTVELGLGPAGSSPGFRSASVLVPAVGTTCVPNLSAAGVFGLAGTPRLGGGRSGCRRVLKPRTRLSCLFPPNVEPRLAFLSVSMFGSVWSPCPVIFSLLCCRVANLGSKTALLLLASPAASPAASQLALRSPGEEKPPLVDEAPDSRCNFAFMCVFDAAVRRQSPRTGCQAVCGSGDKSEQPQLSLPSWVSQSVRT from the exons atggcgggggcgggggggggtaggGATGTCCCGCCCTTGGGGAAGCCCGCGGAGGGGGCAGGCGCGCGGATGCCCGGAGGGAGGGCGTGCGGGCCCAGAGGAAAAGCCCCGAGGACCGGGAAGATGGAGGAGGTCGCTGCGGCCGAGGGGGCGGGGGCCCCTCGCCTCCCTCCCGCGGGGTCACCTTGGCCAGGCCCCCCGCGGCCCCGGGCGGCGGGGAGGGCGGCAGGAATGCCTCTCCGCAGGCCCTGGTTTCTCCGCCCAGCCCAGTTCCAGGAACGCGCGGGCAGCGCCCGGCAGGCAGAGGCCCCGGCTCCGGATTCGGGGAGGCGCAAGCCGGGGTTCGAGGCCGGGATCAGACCCTCCCTCCCGTCCCACGCCCGGTTGGTCCCCGCCTTGCCttcggcctcagtttcccacacAGTGGAATTAGGACTAGGTCCGGCCGGGAGCAGTCCGGGCTTCCGCTCGGCCTCAGTCTTGGTCCCAGCAGTTGGGACAACCTGCGTCCCCAACCTGAGCGCCGCGGGGGTCTTTGGTCTCGCCGGAACCCCGCGGTTAGGAGGTGGAAGGAGTGGATGTCGGCGAGTGCTTAAGCCCCGCACCCGCCTAAGCTGTCTTTTCCCTCCTAATGTTGAACCCAGACTCGCGTTCTTGAGTGTGTCTATGTTTGGGTCAGTCTGGAGCCCCTGCCCGGTTATCTTCTCGCTGCTGTGCTGTCGGGTGGCAAATCTTGGTTCAAAAACAGCCCTCCTGCTATTGGCCAGTCCCGCCGCCAGCCCCGCCGCCTCACAGCTAGCCTTGAGGAGTCCAGGAGAGGAAAAGCCTCCTCTTGTAGATGAGGCACCTGACTCCCGGTGTAATTTCGCCTTCATGTGTGTATTTGATGCCGCTGTCCGCCGCCAGAGCCCGAGGACCG GATGCCAGGCAGTGTGCGGCAGTGGAGACAAGAGCGAACAACCTCAGCTGTCCTTGCCTTCGTGGGTCTCACAGTCTGTTCGGACCTGA
- the GLIS2 gene encoding zinc finger protein GLIS2 — MHSLDEPLDLKLSITKLRAAREKRERTLSVVRHRALHRDLGLVDDSPTPGSPGSPPSGFLLNPKFPEKVEGRFSAAPLVDLSLSPPSGLDSPNGSSSLSPERQGNGDLPAVPTAPDFQPLRYLDGVPSSFQFFLPLGSGGALHLPASSFLTAPKDKCLSSELPLPKQLVCRWAKCNQLFELLQDLVDHVNDYHVKPEKDAGYCCHWEGCARHGRGFNARYKMLIHIRTHTNEKPHRCPTCSKSFSRLENLKIHNRSHTGEKPYVCPYEGCSKRYSNSSDRFKHTRTHYVDKPYYCKMPGCHKRYTDPSSLRKHIKAHGHFVSHEQQELLQLRPPPKPPLPTPDGGPYVSGAQIIIPNPAALFGGPGLPGLPLPLAPGPLDLSALACGNGGGGGGAGALGPGLPGPVLPLNLAKNPLLPSPFGAGGLGLPVVSLLAGSAGGKAEGEKGRGAVPARSLGMEGRKTPLERTENSRSRPSPDGLPLLPGTVLDLSTGVNSAASSPEALAPGWVVIPPGSVLLKPAVVN; from the exons ATGCACTCCTTGGACGAGCCGCTCGACCTGAAGCTGAGCATCACCAAGCTCCGGGCGGCGAGAGAAAAGCGGGAGAGGACGCTGAGTGTGGTCCGGCACCGGGCTCTGCACAGGGACCTCGGCCTGGTGGATGACAGCCCCACCCCGGGCTCTCCGGGCTCCCCGCCCTCAG gcttcctgctgaacccCAAGTTCCCTGAGAAGGTAGAGGGACGCTTTTCGGCGGCCCCCCTGGTGGACCTCAGCTTGTCACCGCCGTCCGGGCTGGATTCCCCCAATGGCAGCAGCTCGCTGTCCCCTGAGCGCCAGGGCAACGGGGACCTGCCTGCGGTGCCCACTGCCCCG GACTTCCAGCCACTGCGCTATCTAGATGGCGTCCCCAGTTCCTTCCAGTTCTTCCTGCCTCTGGGCTCCGGGGGGGCCCTGCACCTgcctgcttcctccttcctcaccGCCCCCAAGGACAAGTGCCTCTCATCAGAGCTCCCCCTGCCCAAACAGCTGGTGTGTCGCTGGGCCAAG TGTAACCAGCTCTTCGAGCTCCTGCAAGACCTGGTGGATCATGTCAACGACTACCATGTCAAGCCTGAGAAGGACGCGGGGTACTGCTGTCACTGGGAGGGCTGTGCCCGCCATGGCCGAGGCTTCAATGCCAG GTACAAGATGCTCATCCACATCCGCACACACACCAACGAGAAGCCACACCGCTGCCCCACCTGCAGCAAGAGCTTCTCTCGCCTGGAGAATCTGAAGATCCACAACCGCTCACACACAG GTGAGAAGCCCTATGTCTGCCCCTACGAGGGCTGCAGCAAGCGCTACTCCAACTCGAGCGACCGCTTCAAGCACACGCGCACCCACTATGTAGACAAGCCCTACTACTGCAAGATGCCCGGCTGCCACAAGCGCTACACGGACCCCAGCTCGCTGCGCAAGCACATCAAGGCCCACGGCCACTTCGTGTCTCATGAGCAGCAAGAGCTCCTGCAACTGCGCCCACCCCCCAAACCACCGCTGCCCACCCCTGACGGCGGCCCCTATGTCAGCGGAGCCCAGATCATCATCCCCAACCCTGCTGCCCTTTTTGGAGGCCCCGGCCTGCctggcctgcccctgcccctggcccctggcccccttGACCTCAGTGCCCTGGCCTGTGGCAATggcgggggcggtgggggagcaggggcacTGGGCCCCGGGCTGCCGGGCCCCGTCTTGCCCCTCAATCTGGCCAAGAACCCACTGCTGCCCTCACCCTTTGGGGCTGGTGGACTGGGCCTGCCTGTGGTCTCCCTCCTCGCTGGCTCCGCTGGCGGCAAGGCCGAGGGGGAGAAGGGGCGTGGGGCAGTGCCAGCCAGGTCTCTGGGCATGGAGGGCCGCAAGACGCCCCTGGAGAGAACTGAGAACAGCCGCTCCCGGCCAAGCCCTGACGGACTCCCCCTgctgccaggcaccgtgctggaCCTGTCCACGGGTGTCAACTCGGCAGCCAGCAGCCCAGAGGCACTCGCTCCTGGTTGGGTGGTCATCCCACCGGGCTCCGTGCTGCTCAAGCCAGCCGTGGTGAACTGA